One window of Saccharopolyspora phatthalungensis genomic DNA carries:
- the ltrA gene encoding group II intron reverse transcriptase/maturase produces MTEVALAEETRNHATVGQVGKKRMQVRKAHSLIGQIHDPRNVVRAWERVRANRGAGGVDRVSIDRFDCEQDRYLTVLRQRLADGRYRPQPVRRVEIDKPGSTAKRPLGIPTVMDRVCQQAIRQVLEPIFEPTFSEVSFGFRPKRSAHMAMRRIWGQLQAGGRWIVDADIADFFGTISHDRLVSLVAERVADGKVLSLIRQILTAGALRDGVYESTVAGTPQGGVISPLLSNIYLHVFDERMERAGFQVTRYADDWLAVCRTREEAERALASACAVLEELGLRIHPEKTRIVHVSQGFEFLGYKIGLGKGLRFKQGGIGLYAIPRQQSIDRFKDKVRALTRRRIAVPLEELIDMLNPVIRGWGMYYRRANVRRLFNRLNMWIVRRIWGWRFKRWRNAGWRTLPEKRLYGEYGLVNLLQLIPSMRDYYRQKGYTH; encoded by the coding sequence ATGACCGAGGTGGCGTTGGCTGAGGAGACTCGGAATCACGCAACGGTGGGCCAGGTAGGAAAGAAACGTATGCAGGTGCGGAAGGCGCACTCGCTGATCGGTCAGATCCACGATCCACGCAATGTGGTGCGGGCGTGGGAGCGTGTGCGAGCGAACCGAGGTGCGGGTGGTGTGGATCGGGTCAGTATTGACCGGTTCGACTGCGAGCAGGATCGCTATCTCACGGTATTGCGACAGCGGCTGGCTGATGGGCGTTATCGTCCGCAGCCGGTGCGTCGGGTGGAGATCGATAAGCCAGGATCGACGGCCAAACGTCCACTGGGGATTCCTACGGTCATGGACCGGGTATGCCAGCAGGCGATACGGCAGGTGCTGGAGCCGATTTTCGAGCCGACGTTCTCCGAGGTCAGCTTCGGGTTTCGTCCGAAGCGGTCGGCGCACATGGCGATGCGTCGGATCTGGGGACAGTTGCAGGCGGGTGGGAGATGGATCGTTGACGCGGACATCGCCGATTTCTTCGGGACGATCTCGCATGACAGGCTCGTATCCCTTGTGGCGGAACGAGTTGCCGACGGTAAAGTGTTGAGTCTGATACGTCAGATTCTCACGGCCGGAGCGCTGCGGGACGGCGTCTACGAAAGCACGGTCGCGGGCACGCCTCAGGGCGGAGTCATTAGTCCTTTGCTCAGCAATATTTATCTGCACGTTTTCGACGAGCGGATGGAGCGGGCTGGATTCCAGGTGACCAGGTATGCCGATGATTGGCTGGCAGTCTGCCGGACTCGGGAGGAAGCGGAGCGGGCGCTGGCGAGCGCCTGTGCGGTGCTGGAGGAACTGGGTCTGCGGATTCATCCGGAGAAAACCAGAATCGTGCACGTCAGTCAGGGGTTCGAGTTCTTGGGCTACAAGATCGGCTTGGGCAAGGGTTTGCGCTTCAAACAAGGTGGTATTGGTTTGTATGCGATTCCCCGGCAGCAGTCGATCGACCGGTTCAAGGACAAGGTGCGCGCGTTGACACGGCGGCGCATCGCGGTGCCTCTGGAAGAGTTGATCGACATGCTGAACCCGGTGATTCGAGGATGGGGCATGTATTACCGGCGCGCGAACGTGCGCAGGTTGTTCAATCGACTCAACATGTGGATCGTGCGACGAATCTGGGGATGGCGGTTCAAACGATGGCGAAACGCCGGATGGCGCACGCTGCCGGAGAAACGCCTCTACGGTGAATATGGCCTGGTCAACCTGCTGCAACTGATTCCCAGCATGCGCGATTACTACCGCCAGAAGGGCTATACCCATTGA
- a CDS encoding NF041680 family putative transposase, translating to MHDTGQADAFGELSGFRQRFYDECLTRRGDALFELTDAVLCTAGPVTSLAELSLTAEHRRGHGAGYDAINHGRIEIDRLRTTVAELPLPRAADGRIALAVDISPWLRPDAPCSPERLFCHVHGRSRSASQFIPGWPYSFVAALETGRTSWTAILDAVRLGPADDATAVTAAQLREVVGRIIDAGHWQPGDPHILIVADAGYDVTRLAFVLADLPVELVGRIRSDRVMLRPAPPRPPGTIGRPHKHGGVFTLADQNSWHAPDHTTDTDTTRYGHAQARAWDRLHPRLTHRGPWLDHEGELPLVEGTVIRLQVEHLPGDRDPTPVWLWSSVTGASAELVDLLWQAFLRRFDLEHTFRLLKQTLGWTRPKLRAPDSADRWTWLILVAHTQLRLARPITEDLRRPWEKPVTEPRRLTPARVRRGFRNIRAKAGHPAAAPKPSRPGPGRPPGSPNTHRATRHDVGKTIKRNLTLQQHQNRTG from the coding sequence GTGCACGACACCGGCCAGGCCGATGCGTTCGGGGAGCTGTCCGGGTTCCGCCAGCGGTTCTACGACGAGTGTCTGACCAGGCGGGGGGATGCGTTGTTCGAGCTGACCGACGCGGTGCTGTGCACTGCGGGGCCGGTGACCAGCCTGGCCGAACTGTCCCTTACCGCGGAGCATCGGCGCGGGCATGGTGCCGGCTACGACGCGATCAACCACGGCCGCATCGAGATCGACCGGTTACGCACCACCGTGGCCGAGCTGCCATTACCGCGCGCCGCAGACGGGCGGATCGCCCTGGCCGTGGACATCTCACCCTGGCTGCGTCCGGACGCCCCGTGCAGCCCCGAGCGGTTGTTCTGCCATGTCCATGGCCGCTCCCGTAGTGCCTCGCAGTTCATCCCGGGCTGGCCCTACTCCTTTGTCGCCGCGCTGGAGACCGGGCGTACCTCCTGGACGGCGATCCTCGACGCGGTGCGGCTGGGGCCCGCCGACGATGCCACCGCGGTCACCGCCGCTCAACTGCGTGAGGTCGTGGGCCGGATCATCGACGCCGGGCACTGGCAGCCTGGCGATCCACACATCCTGATCGTGGCCGACGCCGGCTACGACGTGACCCGGCTGGCCTTCGTTCTGGCCGATCTGCCCGTCGAGCTGGTGGGCAGAATCCGTTCCGACCGCGTCATGCTGCGGCCCGCACCGCCCCGGCCGCCGGGGACCATCGGGCGTCCGCACAAGCACGGCGGCGTGTTCACCCTGGCCGACCAGAACAGCTGGCATGCCCCCGACCACACCACCGACACCGACACCACCCGCTACGGACACGCCCAGGCGCGGGCCTGGGACCGGCTGCACCCGCGCCTGACCCACCGCGGCCCCTGGCTGGACCATGAGGGCGAGCTGCCTCTCGTCGAGGGCACCGTGATCCGTTTGCAGGTCGAACACCTGCCCGGCGATCGGGACCCCACACCGGTGTGGCTGTGGTCCTCGGTCACCGGCGCCAGCGCCGAGTTGGTTGATCTGCTCTGGCAGGCGTTCCTACGCCGGTTCGACCTCGAACACACCTTCCGACTTCTCAAGCAAACCCTCGGATGGACCCGCCCGAAACTGCGGGCACCCGACTCGGCCGATCGCTGGACCTGGCTGATCCTGGTCGCCCACACGCAACTACGCCTCGCCCGCCCCATCACCGAAGACCTTCGACGCCCCTGGGAAAAACCGGTCACCGAGCCCCGCCGGCTGACTCCCGCCCGCGTCCGGCGAGGGTTTCGCAACATCCGCGCGAAGGCCGGTCACCCGGCAGCCGCACCGAAACCCTCCCGACCCGGTCCCGGACGCCCACCCGGCTCCCCCAACACCCACCGCGCCACCCGTCACGATGTCGGCAAGACCATCAAACGCAACCTCACCCTCCAACAACACCAAAACCGCACAGGTTAA
- the clpS gene encoding ATP-dependent Clp protease adapter ClpS, with the protein MTSPAEIERAQLEPDAFGTEDRPWVTVVWNDPVNLMSYVTYVLQKIFGYTRDHATKLMLDVHHKGRAVVSSGSKEKVEGDVAKLHAAGLWATMQKDS; encoded by the coding sequence ATGACCTCGCCCGCTGAAATCGAGCGCGCGCAACTCGAGCCGGACGCATTCGGTACCGAGGACAGGCCGTGGGTGACCGTGGTGTGGAACGACCCGGTCAACCTGATGTCCTACGTGACCTATGTGCTCCAGAAGATCTTCGGTTACACCCGGGATCATGCGACGAAGTTGATGCTGGACGTACACCACAAGGGCCGCGCGGTGGTGTCCTCGGGCTCCAAGGAGAAAGTAGAGGGCGACGTGGCGAAGCTGCATGCCGCGGGCCTGTGGGCGACGATGCAGAAGGATTCCTGA
- a CDS encoding DUF2017 domain-containing protein: MEGWTRKNGHLQAELSQQEAAVIRGLVGQIKDMLTARTDEAPKDELAELTGIRTGPATPPEDRVLARLLPDFYRRDPITGETDEEESDAAGAMRSLHEPGLLEAKTGVATLVLETCPAQGGRVKLTGEQADGWLAALNDVRLALGTALDIEEDMPEELPDDDLRREHLGVYQWLTWVQDSLVGALTE, from the coding sequence GTGGAAGGCTGGACCCGCAAGAACGGTCACCTGCAGGCCGAGCTGTCCCAGCAGGAGGCCGCGGTCATCCGGGGCCTGGTGGGCCAGATCAAGGACATGCTCACCGCCCGGACCGACGAGGCGCCGAAGGACGAGCTGGCCGAGCTGACCGGCATTCGCACCGGACCGGCGACGCCGCCGGAGGACCGCGTGCTGGCGCGGTTGCTGCCGGACTTCTACCGGCGCGACCCGATCACCGGCGAGACCGATGAGGAGGAGTCGGACGCGGCCGGTGCGATGCGGTCGCTGCACGAGCCGGGGCTGCTGGAGGCCAAGACCGGAGTGGCCACGCTGGTGCTGGAGACCTGCCCCGCGCAGGGCGGACGAGTGAAGCTGACCGGTGAGCAGGCCGACGGATGGCTGGCGGCGCTCAACGATGTCCGGCTGGCGCTGGGCACGGCGCTGGACATCGAGGAGGACATGCCCGAGGAACTGCCCGACGACGACCTGCGCCGCGAGCACCTCGGCGTGTACCAGTGGCTCACCTGGGTCCAGGACAGCCTCGTTGGCGCTCTGACGGAGTAG
- a CDS encoding sensor histidine kinase, which produces MRRRLLLVLLTFSVLAVAGFAAPLLRATAAERTQQLVLARTADLDRFAALADHAFATGDTTQLIIETGRYTELYGEPLVVVDANRAPVVETGGMRAAEVADLIDKALRNELAGPVPWLRPWSEVELIRYRPVGDGTRVTGAVVLRASVQHATQDITGRWALIAAGALSALVVCGLLAWVLARWVLRPLADLRAGVRAVGAGSRRSQVPVDAGPPELRELAVSFNRMSEAVADADEQRRRLVADASHQLRNPMAALRLRVDALERRITPEGTNTYRSALDEVARLESLLDRLLALATADRGPESTVEPSEIDAVASDRIQAWRAAAEAAGIRFADTRLDQAETDIPAHDLAQILDILLDNAIKYAGRGTTVTVRCEAGPRSCALTVSDTGSGLSDAEISLAAQRFWRAGRHRGSRGSGLGLAIADRLVSARGGSLRIEPVRPHGLSVRVELPVRGDA; this is translated from the coding sequence GGACGCAGCAGCTCGTGCTGGCCCGCACCGCCGACCTGGACCGGTTCGCCGCGCTCGCCGACCACGCCTTCGCCACTGGCGATACGACCCAGCTGATCATCGAGACCGGGCGGTACACGGAGCTCTACGGCGAGCCGCTGGTGGTGGTGGACGCGAACCGCGCGCCGGTGGTGGAAACGGGCGGGATGCGGGCCGCCGAGGTGGCCGACTTGATCGACAAGGCGCTGCGCAACGAGCTGGCCGGCCCGGTGCCGTGGCTGCGGCCGTGGTCCGAGGTCGAGTTGATCCGCTACCGCCCGGTGGGCGACGGCACGCGGGTGACCGGCGCTGTAGTCCTGCGCGCTTCGGTCCAGCATGCGACGCAGGACATCACCGGGCGGTGGGCACTGATCGCGGCGGGCGCGTTGAGCGCGTTGGTGGTTTGCGGGCTGCTGGCGTGGGTGCTGGCCCGGTGGGTTCTGCGGCCGCTGGCGGACCTGCGGGCCGGGGTCCGGGCAGTGGGCGCCGGATCGCGCCGCTCGCAGGTTCCGGTGGACGCGGGGCCGCCGGAGCTCCGAGAACTGGCGGTGTCGTTCAACCGGATGTCGGAGGCGGTCGCGGACGCCGACGAGCAGCGGCGACGGCTCGTAGCGGACGCGTCGCACCAGCTGCGCAACCCGATGGCAGCGCTGCGCTTGCGGGTCGACGCGCTGGAACGGCGGATCACGCCGGAAGGAACGAACACCTACCGGTCCGCGCTGGACGAGGTGGCCCGGTTGGAGTCCCTGCTGGACCGGCTGCTGGCCTTGGCCACGGCCGATCGCGGGCCGGAGTCCACAGTGGAACCGAGCGAGATCGACGCCGTGGCGAGCGACCGGATCCAGGCGTGGCGGGCCGCCGCCGAGGCGGCCGGAATCCGGTTCGCCGATACCCGGCTCGACCAAGCCGAGACCGACATCCCCGCCCATGACCTCGCCCAGATTCTCGACATCCTGCTGGACAACGCCATCAAGTACGCCGGCCGTGGGACGACCGTGACGGTCCGCTGCGAGGCCGGGCCGCGCAGTTGCGCGCTCACCGTCAGCGACACCGGTTCGGGCCTGTCCGATGCGGAGATCTCGCTTGCCGCGCAACGCTTTTGGCGCGCCGGGCGGCATCGCGGCAGTCGCGGTTCCGGACTCGGGCTGGCGATCGCCGACCGGCTGGTGAGCGCTCGCGGCGGCTCGCTGCGCATCGAACCGGTCCGGCCGCACGGCCTGTCGGTGCGGGTGGAGCTGCCGGTCCGGGGGGACGCGTGA
- a CDS encoding TAXI family TRAP transporter solute-binding subunit: MRRRTLFALAGAGLISSCSGGTPERTLRIGAGEPGGFYTAFARQLAAEVSATEPGLRMTVSSSQGSVANVELLRDGLADLGMVLADTAMAARNGDLGPRVALRALGRVYENYTQLVVLADSPVHGLDELVGRSVSIGAAKSGTALIGSRLLAAHPGVRRESLPLEEAIAALEGGRIDALLWSGGLPTPVLKTLDDRVGIRLLPLDATQAACGPVCDPVLVPPGAYRRTTATPTVGVANILACTPELPADLAEAVVRVLVLRAPFLVPQQAVGTQYLDVRNLIGTGTIPLHPGAARAYRDLHG; the protein is encoded by the coding sequence ATGCGCCGCCGGACGCTGTTCGCGCTGGCCGGTGCCGGGCTGATCAGTTCTTGCTCCGGGGGAACGCCGGAGCGCACGCTCCGCATCGGCGCCGGTGAGCCGGGCGGGTTCTACACCGCCTTCGCCCGGCAGTTGGCCGCCGAAGTGTCCGCCACCGAGCCGGGCCTGCGGATGACGGTGTCGAGCAGCCAGGGCAGCGTCGCCAATGTCGAGCTGCTGCGCGACGGACTCGCCGATCTCGGCATGGTGCTCGCCGACACCGCGATGGCGGCGCGCAACGGCGACCTCGGCCCGCGGGTTGCGCTGCGCGCCTTGGGCCGGGTGTACGAGAACTACACGCAGCTTGTCGTGTTGGCCGACAGCCCCGTGCACGGCCTCGATGAGCTGGTCGGCCGCTCCGTTTCGATCGGCGCCGCGAAGTCCGGGACGGCGTTGATCGGCTCCCGCCTGCTCGCGGCGCACCCCGGTGTGCGCCGCGAGTCGCTACCGCTCGAAGAAGCGATCGCGGCGTTGGAGGGCGGCCGGATCGACGCGCTGCTGTGGTCCGGCGGGCTGCCGACGCCGGTGCTCAAGACGCTCGACGACCGGGTCGGCATCCGGCTGCTGCCGCTCGACGCGACGCAGGCCGCCTGCGGCCCGGTGTGCGATCCGGTCCTGGTCCCGCCGGGCGCCTACCGGCGGACCACCGCAACCCCGACGGTCGGGGTGGCCAACATCCTGGCCTGCACCCCGGAACTGCCCGCGGACCTGGCCGAAGCGGTGGTCCGGGTCCTGGTACTCCGAGCGCCGTTCCTGGTCCCGCAGCAGGCGGTCGGAACTCAGTACCTGGACGTCCGGAACCTGATTGGCACCGGCACGATACCGCTGCATCCCGGCGCCGCACGCGCCTACCGCGACCTGCACGGCTGA
- a CDS encoding nicotinate phosphoribosyltransferase, whose translation MSSPTGSTALLTDHYELTMLASALRDGTAHRPCTFEVFTRRLPNGRRYGVTGGTSRALDAIENFRFGEPELQQLAAARVVDDTTLEWLRDYRFQGQIDGYPEGELFFPGSPLLTVRGTFAEAVVLETLVLSILNHDSAIAAAAARMVSAANGRRMIEMGSRRTHEESAVAAARIAYLAGFTATSNLEAGRRYGIPTAGTAAHAFTLLHDSERSAFESQIASLGTGTTLLVDTYDITRGIELAVEVAGTGLGAVRIDSGDVGVLARQAREQLDRLGAMSTRIVVSGDLDEYAIAALRAEPVDGYGVGTALVTGSGAPTAEMVYKLVEVEGRPVAKRSSHKTSRGGRKAAVRRHKETGTAVEEVIFQVAPGAAEPVLGPHDRLLQIPLLRDGKRVDELPTLEDDRQRLRHALVTLPWEGLKLSHGEPAIPTVFHGS comes from the coding sequence ATGAGCTCCCCGACTGGTAGCACCGCGCTGCTGACGGATCACTACGAGCTGACGATGCTCGCGAGCGCGCTGCGGGACGGCACCGCGCACCGACCGTGCACCTTCGAAGTGTTCACCCGGCGGTTGCCGAATGGTCGGCGTTACGGGGTCACCGGCGGCACCAGCCGAGCGCTGGACGCGATCGAGAACTTCCGGTTCGGCGAGCCGGAACTTCAGCAGCTCGCCGCCGCCCGGGTCGTCGACGACACGACCCTGGAATGGCTGCGCGACTACCGCTTCCAGGGGCAGATCGACGGCTACCCCGAGGGCGAACTGTTCTTCCCCGGCTCCCCGCTACTGACCGTGCGCGGCACCTTCGCCGAGGCCGTGGTGCTGGAAACGCTGGTGCTGTCGATCCTCAACCACGACAGCGCCATCGCCGCGGCGGCGGCCCGCATGGTGTCGGCGGCCAACGGTCGGCGGATGATCGAGATGGGCTCGCGGCGCACCCACGAGGAGTCGGCCGTGGCCGCGGCGCGGATCGCCTACCTCGCCGGCTTCACCGCCACCTCGAACCTGGAGGCGGGCCGCCGCTACGGAATCCCGACCGCGGGTACGGCGGCCCACGCGTTCACGTTGCTGCACGACTCCGAGCGCTCCGCCTTCGAATCCCAGATCGCCTCGCTGGGCACGGGAACCACGCTGCTGGTCGACACCTACGACATCACCCGCGGCATCGAGCTGGCGGTGGAGGTCGCCGGGACCGGCCTGGGCGCGGTCCGGATCGACTCGGGCGATGTCGGTGTGCTCGCCCGGCAGGCTCGCGAGCAGCTCGATCGGCTCGGCGCCATGAGCACCCGGATCGTCGTCTCGGGCGACCTAGACGAGTACGCCATCGCGGCGCTGCGCGCCGAGCCGGTCGACGGCTATGGGGTGGGTACCGCGCTGGTCACCGGTTCCGGTGCGCCGACCGCCGAGATGGTTTACAAGCTGGTGGAGGTCGAGGGACGCCCGGTCGCCAAGCGCAGCTCGCACAAGACGTCGCGCGGCGGCCGCAAGGCGGCGGTGCGGCGGCACAAGGAGACCGGCACCGCGGTGGAGGAGGTCATCTTCCAGGTGGCGCCGGGGGCCGCCGAGCCGGTGCTGGGGCCGCACGACCGCTTGCTGCAAATCCCGTTGCTGCGCGACGGGAAGCGCGTCGACGAACTGCCGACGCTGGAGGACGATCGGCAGCGGCTGCGGCACGCGTTGGTGACACTGCCGTGGGAGGGCCTGAAGCTCTCGCACGGCGAGCCGGCCATCCCGACGGTGTTCCACGGGTCCTGA
- the ltrA gene encoding group II intron reverse transcriptase/maturase → MSAVSASSARREDTGREQRRPLDKVRALQWTLYRCAKQEPERRFHALYGHVHRMDVLWRAWIGVSTNRGAAGVDGVTVDAVAAAGVEAFLQGLAERLRTHSYRPSALRRVQIPKPGRPGEFRPLSIPTVADRVVMMAAKLVLEPVFEAQFTEASYGFRPKRSAIDACEAVRVAANQGREWVFEADIRDCFGTIGHDALLNEVARRVADRSMLKLLRSWLRMGILEGGVTSPTGAGTPQGSPISPLMANIALHVLDEAWQHEGRRLGILVRYCDDFVVLSPTRQRAEQARELAARVLERLGMRLHPEKSGIVCLTRGGQGFEFLGFHHRKMESWRWRGRFYLQRWPSARAMRVLRDKVRAATACSKAVRPLSAVVADLNSVLRGWGGYFRNGNSGRKFNAVDGYVHERLAILASRKHGLRGRNWTTRFTYGWVTRLGVYRLTGTVRRATVHASR, encoded by the coding sequence GTGAGTGCCGTATCGGCTAGTTCCGCCCGCCGGGAGGACACGGGCCGCGAGCAGCGGCGTCCTCTGGACAAGGTCCGAGCCTTGCAGTGGACGCTATACCGCTGTGCCAAGCAAGAACCCGAACGCCGGTTTCATGCCTTGTATGGCCACGTCCACCGCATGGACGTCTTGTGGCGGGCTTGGATCGGAGTGAGTACGAACCGGGGAGCCGCCGGGGTGGACGGGGTGACCGTCGACGCGGTGGCGGCCGCGGGGGTGGAAGCGTTCCTCCAGGGCCTGGCGGAGCGACTGCGGACGCATAGCTATCGTCCGTCAGCGCTGCGGCGGGTCCAGATTCCCAAGCCGGGGCGGCCGGGGGAGTTCCGGCCGTTGTCGATCCCCACCGTGGCCGACCGGGTGGTGATGATGGCCGCGAAGCTGGTGCTCGAACCGGTCTTCGAGGCCCAGTTCACCGAGGCCAGCTACGGGTTCCGGCCCAAGCGATCCGCGATAGACGCGTGCGAGGCCGTGCGCGTCGCAGCGAACCAGGGTCGCGAATGGGTATTCGAGGCCGACATCCGGGACTGTTTCGGCACGATCGGGCATGACGCCTTGCTCAACGAGGTGGCCCGCCGGGTGGCGGACCGGTCGATGCTCAAGCTGCTGCGGTCCTGGCTGAGGATGGGAATCCTGGAGGGCGGGGTGACTTCCCCGACCGGGGCGGGAACCCCGCAGGGCTCGCCGATTTCCCCGTTGATGGCCAACATTGCGTTGCACGTGCTGGATGAGGCATGGCAGCACGAGGGCCGCCGGTTGGGGATCTTGGTGCGCTACTGCGATGACTTCGTGGTCTTGTCGCCGACCAGGCAGCGCGCCGAGCAGGCGCGTGAATTGGCCGCGAGGGTGCTGGAACGGCTCGGGATGCGGTTGCACCCGGAGAAGTCCGGCATCGTCTGCCTCACCAGGGGCGGGCAGGGCTTCGAGTTTCTCGGATTCCACCACCGGAAAATGGAATCGTGGAGATGGCGGGGCAGGTTCTACCTGCAACGCTGGCCCTCGGCGCGAGCGATGCGGGTGCTGCGGGACAAAGTCCGCGCGGCGACCGCGTGTTCGAAGGCGGTCCGGCCGCTGTCCGCGGTGGTCGCCGACCTCAACTCCGTACTACGCGGGTGGGGTGGCTATTTCCGTAACGGGAACTCCGGGCGGAAGTTCAACGCTGTCGATGGCTACGTCCACGAGCGGTTGGCGATCCTCGCCAGCCGCAAACATGGCCTCAGGGGCCGGAACTGGACCACCCGCTTCACTTATGGGTGGGTCACCCGGCTCGGGGTCTACCGCTTGACCGGGACCGTGCGCAGGGCGACGGTGCATGCCAGTCGGTGA
- a CDS encoding IS5 family transposase produces the protein MCNCDTGGDDRRSCYPSSLTDEVWAVLEPLMPVRDRRKGGAARRYGDRLVLDAVFFVLRSGCQWRMIPRDLLPWDAAYRWFRTWAADGTIDRVHDALRDQVRIQAGRQADPSAAVLDAQSIKSSEGGQARGFDMGKKTTGRKRHLIVDTLGLLLVVMVTSASVQDRVGGREILQRLAARFPSIALVWADGGYANSIVNGLLAWAKEKLGLVLEIVKRSDDVKGFQVLPRRWVVERTFGWLIRHRRLARDYERRTVNSETMIKLAMIRLMATRLAGQTVQWSNTTEREAARRLTVETHLAA, from the coding sequence GTGTGCAACTGCGATACCGGCGGGGATGATCGCCGCTCATGTTATCCGTCCAGTCTGACCGATGAGGTGTGGGCGGTCCTGGAACCGTTGATGCCGGTACGAGACCGCCGAAAGGGCGGTGCCGCAAGGAGATACGGCGATCGTCTGGTGCTGGACGCGGTCTTCTTCGTGCTGCGCTCGGGCTGTCAGTGGCGGATGATTCCCCGCGATCTGCTGCCCTGGGACGCCGCCTACCGCTGGTTTCGGACCTGGGCGGCTGACGGCACCATCGACCGTGTTCACGACGCGCTGCGCGATCAGGTCCGTATCCAGGCCGGGCGCCAGGCGGACCCGTCGGCGGCGGTGCTCGATGCCCAGTCCATCAAAAGCAGTGAGGGCGGCCAAGCGCGCGGGTTCGATATGGGCAAGAAAACGACAGGCCGCAAACGGCACCTGATCGTGGACACCCTCGGCCTGCTGCTGGTCGTCATGGTCACCTCCGCGTCGGTCCAGGACCGCGTCGGCGGGCGGGAGATCCTGCAACGCCTGGCCGCCCGGTTCCCCTCGATCGCGCTGGTCTGGGCCGATGGCGGATACGCCAACTCCATCGTCAACGGCCTACTGGCCTGGGCGAAGGAAAAACTCGGACTGGTACTGGAAATCGTCAAACGCAGCGACGATGTCAAGGGGTTCCAGGTGCTACCGCGCAGGTGGGTGGTCGAACGAACTTTTGGGTGGCTGATCCGTCATCGCCGCCTCGCACGAGACTACGAACGCCGGACCGTCAACTCCGAAACCATGATCAAGCTCGCGATGATCCGCCTCATGGCCACCCGGCTGGCCGGCCAGACCGTCCAGTGGTCCAACACCACCGAACGCGAAGCCGCCCGCCGACTCACCGTGGAGACCCATCTCGCAGCGTAA
- a CDS encoding nicotinamidase, with protein sequence MTKALIIVDVQNDFCEGGSLAVAGGASVATAISRYLAGFDHDHVVATRDYHIDPGAHFSDEPDFVRSWPRHCVAGTPGAAFHPELDVGPVEAVFSKGQYSDGYSGFEGIDFRDRPLRDWLADHGVRRVDIVGIATDHCVRATALDAARAGLETTVLLELTAGVSRQTVDAALSELDSAGVDLIGAPIVQ encoded by the coding sequence ATGACCAAGGCATTGATCATCGTGGACGTGCAGAACGACTTCTGCGAGGGCGGATCGCTCGCGGTCGCCGGGGGCGCGAGCGTGGCGACGGCGATCTCGCGGTACCTCGCGGGGTTCGACCACGACCACGTGGTGGCCACCCGCGACTACCACATCGATCCCGGCGCGCATTTCAGCGATGAGCCGGACTTCGTGCGCTCCTGGCCGCGGCACTGCGTCGCGGGCACCCCCGGTGCGGCTTTCCACCCGGAGCTAGACGTGGGCCCGGTGGAGGCCGTGTTCTCGAAGGGCCAGTACAGCGACGGCTACTCCGGTTTCGAGGGCATCGACTTCCGGGACCGGCCGCTGCGCGACTGGCTCGCCGACCACGGCGTCCGCCGGGTGGACATCGTGGGCATCGCCACCGACCACTGCGTCCGCGCGACGGCGCTCGACGCGGCCCGGGCGGGGCTGGAGACCACGGTGCTGCTGGAGCTCACGGCGGGCGTATCGCGCCAAACGGTCGACGCGGCGCTATCGGAGCTGGATTCGGCGGGCGTCGACCTGATCGGGGCGCCCATCGTCCAGTAG